A genomic stretch from Pomacea canaliculata isolate SZHN2017 linkage group LG2, ASM307304v1, whole genome shotgun sequence includes:
- the LOC112554919 gene encoding uncharacterized protein LOC112554919 produces MAALVMTCVRAELSANSTAMPEEEALVLDFIMDAPKEAVYFVFDIKGTQLTSDDVNKAFEGYPVTYKFKVLGAQHFIVVLRSVPGDRAALRDLVIPQATDVEVLTAEHLSDLFIYYDVPGLQDKKPLLLEDENLYMTKISIREEGVEGRLSSAC; encoded by the exons ATGGCTGCACTGGTGATGACGTGTGTCagagcagagttgtctgccaACTCTACAGCGATGCCGGAAGAGGAAGCGCTTGTACTTGACTTCATCATGGACGCCCCCAAGGAAGCCGTGTACTTCGTGTTTGATATCAAGGGTACACAACTCACTAGCGATGATGTTAACAAAGCTTTTGAAGGATATCCCGTGACCTACAAATTCAAG GTGTTAGGAGCCCAACACTTTATCGTCG TCTTGAGAAGCGTGCCTGGTGACCGCGCTGCACTCAGGGACCTCGTCATCCCCCAGGCCACAGACGTGGAGGTGTTGACAGCTGAACACCTCAGCGATTTATTCATTTACTACGATGTGCCGGGCCTACAGGACAAGAAACCTTTACTCCTAGAGGATGAGAACCTGTACATGACTAAAATCTCCATACGGGAAGAGG GTGTAGAGGGCCGGTtgtccagcgcttgttag
- the LOC112554881 gene encoding fibulin-1-like, with the protein MCSKAHGCTLDDNNNDLCLCNSGYTINQNSLTCNDINECSAGLAKCSHTCINTPGSFTCSCPVGMKLDNNGLTCSNCFPGTFGPNCNQVCACAAGAERCDIASGCVCRQGYEGDKCDKDVNECQSGMLPANCTGSNVECVNTNGGYTCGCRQGFAADSNGVCQDINECLESDCDQHCNNTIGSFHCSCDQGFYWDEDTQTCKDVDECASLQRNVCTQSCENTAGSYRCSCDVTGYILNNDGFHVQSTHRLPEN; encoded by the exons ATGTGCAGCAAGGCTCACGGATGTACCCTTGACGATAACAACAACGACTTGTGTTTATGCAACAGCGGCTACACGATCAACCAGAACTCACTGACCTGCAATG atatTAATGAATGCTCAGCGGGACTGGCCAAGTGCTCTCACACCTGTATTAACACACCTGGCAGTTTCACCTGCAGCTGTCCTGTCGGAATGAAGCTGGATAATAACGGACTGACATGCTCCA ATTGTTTCCCGGGGACATTCGGACCTAATTGCAATcaagtgtgcgcatgcgcagccgGCGCAGAACGCTGTGACATTGCTTCCGGTTGCGTGTGTCGTCAAGGTTATGAAGGTGACAAGTGTGACAAAGATGTTAATGAGTGTCAGTCAGGAATGTTGCCTGCTAATTGTACAGGATCAAACGTAGAATGTGTCAACACTAATGGAGGCTACACGTGCGGGTGTCGTCAGGGATTCGCTGCAGACAGCAACGGCGTTTGTCAAG ATATTAACGAGTGTCTCGAGTCTGACTGCGACCAGCACTGCAACAACACCATCGGCAGCTTCCACTGCTCGTGTGATCAAGGATTCTATTGGGAtgaagacacacagacatgcaaag ATGTGGACGAATGCGCGTCCCTGCAGAGAAATGTTTGCACTCAAAGCTGTGAGAACACCGCCGGCTCCTACCGCTgctcctgtgacgtcacaggataCATCCTCAACAACGACGGCTTTCACGTGCAGAG CACTCACCGTCTGCCAGAGAACTGA